From Pedobacter sp. MC2016-14:
ACGGCTTTGACAGCATGATCATCAGACAACATCGTAAAAATCACATCGCAGGAATCAACTAAATCTGGAAGACTTGCTGCAGAACTTGCACCAGCTGCTGTAAGCGCTGCTTCTTTGTCTCTTGTGCGGTTATAAACGATTACTTCATATCCTGCTTTTAAAAGATTGGATGCCATTGCTGTACCCATATTGCCAAGTCCAGCCCAGCCAATTTTTAATGCTTTCATATTTTATATAACGATGTTTGCTTTATTAAATTCTACAATAGTATTGCTTTAGCGCTAGTATGCCTAATCATTTAATTACTCTTTACTAAATTATTTGTTAGCAGATTTATGAAAGAAGTTGAGGTAAACCGACATCAAGGCTGCAATAGCAAATCCAAGGGCAGTAGCAATATCCACCAATTGCGATGAAATGTCTGCGCCCGTAACTTTATCTGCGTAATATTTGATGAATGAATTAGGAAGATTGGTTTCGCCCATGCTTTCTTTGAGTTGCCAGTGCCAATCGGTTATTGGACAGTACCCTATTCCGTACCAGATCCCCAGGATCAGCCAACTGCCAGCAGTTAACAGCACCACAATAAAATGCAGCCTTCTTGTAGCGGGCCAAATCCAGCCGAGCAAATTAAATCCTACTATAACAAGATGCAGTACAATAAAAAACAGATCAAGTATTTGGTTCATATCAAAGATTTGATACAATAATACTGTTTTCAATGATTTAGATAAAGCGGTGAATGTTATTTTCACCGCCTTTTAAAAACTAAGGTTCAATATTTTTGAGGGTCATATTTCTAAGAATAAGAAATATCACAAACAGGGCTAAGAGAACCAACAAGATTTCTGACATCCCAATACTATGATCAAAGATGATGATTGCTGATGTTTTTAGCATCCTAACCTGCTTTTAAGGTTAGAAAATCAATCAGTCGTTCTTCCAGCAACTCTGTATTGTAATTTGCATCTGTAACGTGGTTATTTACTTCAATTGCCTCATCAGAGATGACCAGGCTAAATGCATTACCCGTTGTAATTTCTGGAAATGAAATGTTTACTACGTCATAAACGTGCGTGTATTCAACATTTAGGTTGGCAT
This genomic window contains:
- a CDS encoding DUF2784 domain-containing protein encodes the protein MNQILDLFFIVLHLVIVGFNLLGWIWPATRRLHFIVVLLTAGSWLILGIWYGIGYCPITDWHWQLKESMGETNLPNSFIKYYADKVTGADISSQLVDIATALGFAIAALMSVYLNFFHKSANK